One genomic window of Staphylococcus hsinchuensis includes the following:
- a CDS encoding Fur family transcriptional regulator, whose product METNEAIDILKQEGHKYTDKRRTILDIFVSEDKYINAKHVQQKMDKHFPGISFDTVYRNLHLFKDLGIVESTEFDGEMKFRIACTNHHHHHFICETCGETKVIDFCPLEEVKSQLPKVSINTHKLEVYGVCEHCQTV is encoded by the coding sequence ATGGAAACAAATGAAGCAATTGATATTCTTAAACAAGAAGGGCATAAGTACACTGATAAAAGACGTACAATATTAGACATTTTTGTTTCTGAAGATAAATACATCAATGCGAAACATGTTCAGCAAAAAATGGATAAACATTTTCCAGGTATTTCATTTGATACAGTTTATCGTAATCTACATTTATTTAAAGATTTAGGTATTGTAGAAAGTACTGAATTTGATGGTGAAATGAAATTTAGAATTGCATGTACAAACCATCATCATCATCACTTTATTTGTGAAACTTGTGGAGAAACTAAAGTTATTGATTTCTGTCCGTTAGAAGAAGTAAAATCTCAACTTCCAAAAGTAAGTATCAATACTCACAAATTAGAGGTTTATGGTGTTTGTGAACATTGCCAGACAGTATAA
- a CDS encoding Nif3-like dinuclear metal center hexameric protein, which yields MKINQLLNIINTHVPLNTAESWDNVGLLIGDNDSEITGILTGLDCTEEVVDEAISKKCNTIICHHPLIFKGVKQIVEQDGYGAIIRKLIEHQINLIALHTNLDVYPSGVNAMLANHLKLQQQRILNPETIHYYKVHVFIPQTHLETFKNNLSQHGLAQEGEYEYCFFESSGTGQFKPVGNAQPYLGDVGKIEHVEEYKVEFMINKHQRQTAQQLVEKYHPYETPVYDFIKMEKTADYGLGMIGELEESMSVQEFVDHAKDALKMPSVRFVGDNKQQIKKVAIIGGSGIGFEYQAAQQGADIFVTGDIKHHDALDAKIAGVNLLDINHYSEYVMKQGLKDLLYLWLDGEDSSLNIIESELNTDPFEYM from the coding sequence GTGAAAATAAATCAATTATTAAATATTATAAATACTCATGTACCATTAAATACTGCTGAGTCTTGGGATAATGTAGGATTACTCATTGGTGATAATGATTCAGAAATAACCGGAATTTTAACGGGTCTCGACTGTACTGAAGAGGTCGTGGATGAAGCGATTTCTAAAAAATGCAACACGATTATATGTCACCATCCACTCATTTTTAAAGGCGTAAAACAAATTGTCGAACAAGACGGGTATGGTGCAATTATTCGTAAATTGATTGAACATCAAATCAATTTAATTGCGCTACACACTAATCTAGATGTTTATCCAAGTGGCGTAAATGCCATGTTAGCCAACCATTTAAAACTACAACAACAACGAATTTTAAATCCAGAAACAATACATTACTATAAAGTGCATGTTTTTATCCCTCAAACACACCTTGAAACGTTTAAAAATAATCTTTCTCAGCATGGTTTAGCACAAGAAGGTGAATACGAATATTGTTTCTTTGAAAGTTCTGGAACAGGTCAATTTAAGCCAGTTGGAAACGCTCAGCCGTATTTAGGAGACGTAGGAAAAATTGAACACGTTGAAGAATATAAAGTTGAATTTATGATTAACAAACATCAACGACAAACAGCTCAACAATTAGTTGAAAAATACCACCCGTACGAAACACCTGTTTATGATTTTATTAAAATGGAAAAAACAGCTGATTACGGTCTAGGTATGATAGGTGAGTTAGAAGAAAGTATGTCAGTACAAGAATTTGTTGATCATGCTAAAGATGCATTAAAAATGCCTAGTGTAAGATTTGTTGGTGATAATAAGCAGCAAATTAAAAAAGTAGCTATTATTGGTGGTTCTGGCATTGGGTTCGAATATCAAGCTGCTCAGCAAGGTGCAGACATCTTTGTAACTGGTGATATTAAACATCATGATGCTTTAGATGCAAAAATAGCTGGTGTTAACTTGCTCGATATTAATCATTACAGTGAATATGTAATGAAACAAGGACTCAAAGATTTATTGTATCTCTGGTTAGATGGCGAAGACAGTTCACTGAATATCATTGAATCAGAACTTAACACAGATCCTTTTGAATATATGTAA
- a CDS encoding metal ABC transporter permease: MIEALLNFDFMRYSLLSGMLIGFLAPLIGAFIVVRRLSLIADALSHVTLGGISFGMFVLTIFPALTFLNPMWFGILFAIVGALLIENLRSMYSNYQEIAIPIIMSAGIALSAIFISLSDGFNQEIVGLLFGSISAVTQSDLLTIIVIVIIAVAFILIFYKELFILSFDEEYSKVIGIPKWIQFVFIIIVAMVISASMRVVGILLVSALITLPVAIAMRFTKGFKQLIITSIVIGECSVVGGLILSFYMNISPGGVIVVLLVLLLAITMVYQRLKLRSNKGAVIDGNK; encoded by the coding sequence ATGATTGAGGCATTATTGAATTTCGACTTCATGAGGTATTCCTTATTAAGTGGGATGCTAATTGGTTTTCTAGCTCCGTTAATTGGAGCATTTATTGTGGTGCGTAGGTTATCATTGATTGCTGATGCACTGAGCCACGTGACACTCGGTGGTATTTCTTTCGGAATGTTTGTTTTAACCATCTTTCCTGCTTTAACTTTCCTTAATCCAATGTGGTTCGGTATTTTATTTGCAATTGTCGGTGCACTGTTAATTGAAAACTTAAGAAGTATGTATAGTAATTATCAAGAAATAGCTATCCCCATCATTATGAGTGCTGGCATAGCTTTAAGTGCTATTTTTATATCTTTATCGGATGGTTTTAACCAAGAAATCGTCGGACTGTTATTCGGTTCGATTAGTGCAGTAACTCAAAGTGATTTGTTGACGATTATCGTGATTGTGATTATTGCAGTTGCATTTATTTTAATATTTTATAAAGAATTATTCATTTTATCTTTCGATGAGGAATATAGTAAAGTTATAGGCATTCCTAAATGGATTCAATTCGTATTCATTATAATCGTAGCAATGGTAATTTCTGCATCAATGCGCGTTGTAGGTATTTTACTAGTAAGTGCTTTAATCACTCTACCTGTCGCAATTGCAATGCGATTTACAAAAGGATTTAAACAATTGATTATCACTAGTATTGTAATTGGAGAATGTTCTGTAGTAGGTGGTTTAATTTTATCTTTCTATATGAATATTTCTCCTGGTGGCGTTATCGTCGTACTACTAGTATTATTATTAGCAATAACGATGGTTTATCAACGTTTAAAATTGAGATCAAATAAAGGAGCTGTTATTGATGGAAACAAATGA
- a CDS encoding superoxide dismutase produces MAFELPNLPYGFDALEPHIDKETMEIHHDKHHNTYVTKLNSAIEGTDLESKSIEEIVANLDSVPEDIQTAVRNNGGGHLNHSLFWELLTPNSEEKGTVVDKIKEQWGSLDEFKKEFADKAAARFGSGWAWLVVNDGKLEIVTTPNQDNPITEGKTPILGLDVWEHAYYLKYQNKRPDYISAFWNVVNWEKVDELYNAAK; encoded by the coding sequence ATGGCTTTTGAATTACCAAACTTACCTTATGGTTTCGACGCATTGGAACCACATATCGATAAAGAAACTATGGAAATTCACCATGACAAACACCATAACACTTATGTAACTAAATTAAATAGTGCAATCGAAGGTACTGACTTAGAATCTAAGTCAATCGAAGAAATCGTTGCTAACTTAGATAGTGTACCAGAAGATATTCAAACAGCTGTTCGTAATAATGGTGGCGGACACTTAAACCACTCATTATTCTGGGAATTATTAACTCCTAACTCTGAAGAAAAAGGTACTGTAGTTGATAAAATTAAAGAACAATGGGGTTCTTTAGATGAATTCAAAAAAGAATTCGCAGACAAAGCTGCAGCTCGTTTCGGTTCAGGTTGGGCATGGTTAGTAGTTAACGATGGTAAATTAGAAATCGTTACAACTCCTAACCAAGACAATCCAATTACTGAAGGTAAAACACCTATCCTTGGCTTAGACGTTTGGGAACATGCTTATTACCTTAAATATCAAAACAAACGTCCTGACTACATCAGTGCATTCTGGAATGTAGTTAATTGGGAAAAAGTTGACGAATTATATAACGCTGCAAAATAA
- a CDS encoding tRNA (adenine(22)-N(1))-methyltransferase: MISLNQRLTHVSRYIIGDFLVDIGSDHAYLPIYAIENQMIEKAIAGEVITGPYEASQKNVKHNQMTNVIDVRLGDGLSVLNGDEKVTSITICGMGGPLIAKILNEGAKKLTHQPRLILQSNIQSSAIRELLPEINYQLVAEEILEEKGHIYEILVCDPTTTSHNLSALEIKFGPYLLENKDALFYKKWQRELDALFKIKANLNPQQHANRLTEINREIEMIQEVI, translated from the coding sequence ATGATTTCTTTAAATCAAAGGTTAACGCATGTGAGTCGTTATATTATAGGTGATTTTCTTGTCGATATTGGCTCAGATCATGCATATTTGCCAATTTATGCAATTGAAAATCAAATGATTGAAAAAGCTATCGCTGGTGAAGTAATCACTGGCCCATATGAAGCTTCGCAGAAAAACGTGAAACACAATCAGATGACTAATGTAATAGATGTTCGTTTAGGTGATGGTCTCTCCGTTTTGAATGGTGATGAAAAGGTAACATCAATTACAATTTGTGGAATGGGTGGCCCATTAATTGCTAAAATCTTAAATGAAGGTGCCAAAAAATTAACGCATCAACCGCGTTTGATTTTACAAAGTAATATACAATCCAGCGCAATTCGAGAATTATTACCTGAAATCAACTACCAATTAGTAGCAGAAGAAATATTAGAAGAAAAAGGCCATATTTATGAAATTCTAGTATGTGATCCAACTACCACGTCGCATAATCTTTCTGCATTAGAAATTAAATTTGGTCCTTATTTGCTTGAAAATAAAGATGCTTTATTTTATAAAAAATGGCAACGTGAGCTTGATGCATTATTTAAAATAAAAGCTAATTTAAATCCACAACAACATGCCAACCGTTTAACAGAAATTAATAGAGAAATTGAAATGATACAAGAGGTGATTTAA
- the dnaG gene encoding DNA primase — MKIDQETINTIKARTDILDLVSEYVKLEKRGRNYIGLCPFHDEKTPSFSVSEDKQICHCFGCKKGGNVFQFIQEIKGISFTEAVKELGERVDVKVDIGDSHNNPSHQVASEDLQMIEMHELMQAYYHYALKKTVEGEQALNYLKQRGFTDELIDKRKIGYAPNSAKFCHDFLEQKGYDIQLAYESGLLSRNEENFSYYDRFRDRIMFPLNNAQGRTVGYSGRTYTNQEPKYLNSPETPIFQKRRLLYNLDFARRSVRQSDEIILLEGFMDVIKADQAGLKQVVASMGTSLSQEHMTFIKKLTSNVTLMFDGDRAGSEATLKTGQLLLQQGLNVFVISLPNGMDPDEYIEKHGAEAFNYFVEHEKKSFILYKVALHKDEIENNDLAYEKYLKEIINDISYMKSNILRKKILQDVSELFKVSIDSLNKEVGYNHTDYNSYNQTPTVPQFSNLSKEEKAERALLKHFMNDKDIFLNNHKLIELEDFTNQYFKRIFNVLCDFYSEHDMFNLSDVLPYIDSNEVKEVMFSLDNYVINNEPFENEIDDYINTMTMNRNEETIETLNHKLREANRLGDFELQKYYLEKIVNYNKNNKN; from the coding sequence TTGAAGATCGATCAAGAGACAATTAATACGATAAAAGCGCGAACAGACATATTAGATTTAGTGAGTGAATATGTCAAATTAGAAAAAAGAGGACGTAATTATATAGGACTATGTCCATTCCACGATGAAAAAACACCTTCATTTTCAGTATCAGAGGATAAGCAAATATGTCATTGTTTTGGTTGTAAAAAAGGTGGAAATGTCTTTCAATTCATACAAGAAATTAAAGGGATTTCCTTTACTGAAGCGGTGAAAGAACTCGGTGAACGTGTCGATGTTAAAGTAGACATAGGAGACAGTCACAACAATCCTTCTCACCAAGTTGCTTCAGAAGATTTACAGATGATTGAAATGCATGAACTTATGCAAGCATATTATCATTATGCTTTAAAAAAGACAGTAGAAGGTGAACAAGCTTTAAACTATTTGAAACAACGTGGTTTTACTGATGAATTAATTGATAAACGTAAAATAGGTTATGCACCGAATAGTGCTAAATTTTGTCATGACTTTTTAGAGCAGAAAGGTTATGACATACAACTCGCATATGAGTCTGGTTTGTTATCCCGTAACGAAGAGAATTTCAGTTACTATGATCGTTTTAGGGATCGGATTATGTTTCCTTTAAATAATGCACAAGGTCGTACAGTAGGATATTCAGGTAGAACATATACGAATCAAGAACCTAAATATTTAAATAGTCCTGAAACACCGATTTTCCAAAAACGAAGATTACTTTATAATTTAGACTTTGCGAGAAGATCTGTGAGACAAAGTGACGAAATTATTTTATTAGAAGGATTTATGGATGTTATTAAGGCTGATCAAGCAGGCCTTAAACAAGTTGTCGCTAGTATGGGAACAAGCCTTTCTCAAGAACATATGACTTTCATAAAAAAACTCACTTCCAATGTGACACTTATGTTTGATGGTGACCGTGCCGGTAGTGAAGCAACGCTAAAGACAGGTCAATTATTATTGCAACAAGGTTTGAATGTATTTGTTATCTCATTACCCAATGGTATGGATCCGGATGAATACATTGAAAAGCATGGTGCAGAAGCCTTCAATTACTTCGTGGAACATGAGAAAAAATCGTTTATCCTATATAAAGTTGCTTTACACAAAGATGAAATTGAAAATAATGATTTAGCTTATGAAAAATATTTAAAAGAAATTATCAATGATATTTCGTACATGAAATCTAATATTCTTCGCAAAAAGATATTGCAAGACGTGTCAGAATTGTTTAAAGTAAGCATTGATAGTCTAAATAAGGAAGTAGGATATAATCACACAGATTACAATTCATACAATCAAACACCTACTGTCCCGCAATTTTCTAACTTATCTAAAGAGGAGAAAGCAGAACGAGCACTCTTGAAACACTTTATGAATGATAAAGATATATTTTTAAATAATCATAAATTAATTGAGTTAGAAGACTTTACAAATCAGTATTTTAAGCGTATATTTAATGTTTTATGTGATTTCTATTCTGAACATGATATGTTCAATTTAAGCGACGTGTTACCATACATCGATTCAAACGAAGTTAAAGAAGTAATGTTTTCATTAGATAATTATGTAATAAATAATGAACCATTTGAAAATGAAATCGATGATTATATCAACACTATGACGATGAATAGAAATGAAGAAACGATTGAGACGCTTAACCACAAGCTACGGGAGGCAAATAGGTTAGGTGATTTTGAACTGCAGAAGTATTATTTAGAAAAGATAGTTAACTACAATAAAAACAATAAAAATTAA
- a CDS encoding pyruvate, water dikinase regulatory protein: protein MENIRIIVASDSVGETAELVARACLSQFNPKQCEREVSRYPYIDALENVDEVIQVAIDADAIVVYTLVKPEIRKYMEAKVRENNIQAVDIMGPLMNILLEKFDEEPYFEPGLVHQLDEAYFKKIDAIEFAVKYDDGKDPKGLSKADIVLLGISRTSKTPLSQYLAHKSYKVMNIPIVPEVTPPDDLFEIDPSKCIALKISEEKLNRIRKERLKQLGLGDHARYATEQRIEEELNYFHELVDKVGCPVIDVSDKAIEETANDIISIIEQNRFTN, encoded by the coding sequence ATGGAAAATATTAGAATTATTGTGGCCTCAGATTCTGTAGGAGAAACTGCTGAACTTGTCGCAAGAGCTTGTTTATCACAATTCAATCCTAAACAGTGTGAAAGAGAAGTAAGTAGATATCCATATATTGATGCACTTGAAAATGTAGACGAAGTTATTCAAGTAGCAATCGATGCAGATGCTATTGTTGTGTATACATTAGTAAAACCTGAAATTCGTAAATATATGGAAGCTAAGGTACGTGAAAATAATATTCAAGCAGTTGATATTATGGGACCATTAATGAATATTTTATTAGAAAAGTTCGATGAAGAACCCTATTTTGAACCAGGGCTCGTACACCAACTGGATGAGGCGTATTTTAAAAAGATCGATGCTATTGAATTCGCAGTTAAATATGACGATGGTAAAGATCCGAAGGGATTATCAAAGGCCGATATTGTATTATTGGGTATTTCTAGAACTTCAAAAACACCACTTTCCCAATATTTAGCACATAAAAGCTATAAAGTTATGAATATACCGATCGTGCCTGAAGTAACACCACCAGATGATTTATTCGAAATCGATCCTTCAAAATGTATTGCTTTGAAGATAAGTGAAGAAAAGCTGAATCGAATTCGCAAAGAACGATTAAAGCAACTAGGTTTAGGTGATCATGCAAGATATGCAACTGAACAACGAATAGAAGAAGAGTTGAATTATTTCCACGAACTTGTAGACAAAGTAGGTTGTCCGGTCATAGATGTATCTGATAAAGCAATTGAAGAAACTGCTAATGATATTATAAGCATCATTGAGCAAAATCGTTTTACAAATTAA
- a CDS encoding deoxyribonuclease IV, whose product MLLGSHVSMNGKKMLQGSAEEAARLGESTFMIYTGAPQNTRRKPIEELNIEKGQEVMKEQGLSNIVVHAPYIINIANTVKPHVFDLGVEFLQSEIERTQAIGAKDIVLHPGSHVGEGADKGIAKIIEGLNEVLTKDNDVRIALETMAGKGSEVGRSFEEIARIIDGVNHNERLSICFDTCHTHDAGYNVKEDFDGVLNEFDKIIGVDRIKVVHVNDSKNDIGAHKDRHENIGFGYIGFDALNYVVHHDTFKDIPKILETPFVGEDKKSKKPPYKLEIEMLKQQQFDSELKNKLLNE is encoded by the coding sequence ATGTTATTAGGATCTCACGTTTCTATGAATGGCAAAAAAATGTTACAAGGTTCTGCAGAAGAAGCTGCCCGTTTAGGTGAATCTACCTTTATGATTTATACCGGGGCTCCTCAAAATACGCGCCGTAAACCTATTGAAGAATTAAATATTGAAAAAGGTCAAGAAGTCATGAAAGAACAAGGTTTATCAAATATTGTTGTTCATGCGCCTTATATTATTAATATCGCAAATACTGTAAAACCACATGTATTTGATTTAGGTGTGGAGTTTCTACAAAGTGAAATTGAAAGAACGCAAGCGATCGGCGCGAAAGACATCGTACTTCATCCTGGTTCCCACGTTGGCGAAGGTGCAGATAAAGGTATTGCAAAAATAATTGAAGGTTTGAATGAAGTATTAACTAAAGATAATGATGTTAGAATCGCGTTAGAAACTATGGCGGGTAAAGGATCAGAAGTCGGAAGATCATTTGAAGAAATCGCTAGAATTATCGATGGTGTAAATCATAATGAACGTTTATCAATATGCTTTGATACATGCCATACACATGATGCTGGATACAATGTAAAAGAAGATTTCGATGGTGTATTAAATGAATTTGATAAAATCATTGGAGTCGATCGAATTAAAGTTGTTCATGTGAACGATAGTAAAAACGATATTGGTGCTCATAAAGATAGACACGAAAATATTGGCTTCGGTTATATCGGCTTCGATGCATTAAACTACGTAGTACATCACGATACATTTAAAGATATTCCAAAAATATTAGAGACACCATTTGTTGGTGAAGATAAGAAAAGCAAAAAGCCACCATACAAACTAGAAATAGAAATGCTTAAACAACAACAATTTGATTCAGAATTAAAAAACAAATTGTTGAATGAATAA
- a CDS encoding DEAD/DEAH box helicase → MANHPFESFNLEPSLIEAVKDLNFNQPTEIQQRVIPKIIKELSLIGQSQTGTGKSHAFLLPLMHMIDPDIKEPQAVVVAPTRELAQQLFDVASHLVEYKKDVSVKLFIGGTDIVRDRQRVKNQPQLVIGTPTRINDLAKNGDLHVHLASYLVIDEADLMIDLGLINEVDLIATRLEDSAHIAVFSATIPKSLHPFLNKYLENPEFIEIENTTQNKKNIEFYLIPTKGTVKVEKTLKLIDILNPYLCIIFCNSRDNADELAKQLNESGIKVGMIHGGLTPRERKQQMKRIRNLEFQFVIASDLASRGIDIEGVSHVINFDVPNDIDFFTHRVGRTGRGQYKGVAITLYSPEEEENVSLIEQRGYKFENVDIKNGELKAINAHNKRQTRKKKDDHLTNQLKHKVKRNNKKVKPGYKKKFKRNLEELKQKERKQYSKQQRRKNRKG, encoded by the coding sequence ATGGCGAATCACCCATTCGAAAGTTTTAATTTGGAACCAAGTCTGATTGAAGCTGTTAAAGATTTGAATTTTAATCAACCAACAGAAATTCAACAAAGAGTTATTCCAAAGATTATTAAAGAATTAAGCTTAATTGGACAATCTCAAACTGGTACAGGAAAATCACACGCGTTTTTACTACCATTAATGCACATGATTGATCCAGATATTAAAGAACCACAAGCAGTAGTAGTAGCACCTACAAGAGAATTAGCTCAACAATTATTTGATGTCGCAAGTCACTTAGTTGAGTACAAAAAAGATGTTTCAGTCAAATTATTTATTGGTGGTACAGACATTGTAAGAGATCGACAACGTGTAAAAAACCAACCTCAACTCGTGATTGGTACGCCAACGCGTATTAATGATTTAGCGAAAAATGGTGATCTTCATGTTCATTTAGCATCTTATTTAGTTATTGACGAAGCCGATTTAATGATAGATTTAGGTCTTATTAATGAAGTGGATTTAATTGCAACAAGATTAGAAGATAGTGCCCATATTGCAGTATTTAGTGCTACGATTCCTAAATCATTACATCCATTTTTAAATAAATATTTAGAAAACCCTGAGTTCATTGAAATAGAGAATACAACCCAGAATAAAAAGAATATTGAATTTTATCTAATTCCTACTAAAGGTACGGTTAAAGTTGAGAAGACTTTAAAACTTATAGATATATTAAACCCTTATCTATGTATCATATTTTGTAATAGTAGAGATAATGCAGACGAATTAGCAAAGCAGTTAAATGAATCAGGGATAAAAGTAGGAATGATACATGGTGGTTTAACACCACGTGAACGTAAGCAACAAATGAAACGCATAAGGAATTTAGAGTTTCAGTTTGTTATTGCCAGTGATTTAGCTTCCAGAGGTATTGATATAGAAGGAGTCAGTCATGTAATAAACTTTGATGTTCCAAATGATATAGATTTCTTTACTCACCGTGTCGGCAGGACAGGTAGAGGTCAATATAAAGGTGTTGCCATAACATTATATAGTCCTGAAGAAGAAGAAAATGTATCATTAATTGAACAACGTGGATACAAATTTGAAAATGTCGATATTAAAAATGGTGAATTAAAAGCAATAAATGCACATAATAAACGCCAAACACGTAAGAAAAAAGATGACCACCTTACAAATCAACTTAAACACAAAGTTAAACGAAATAATAAAAAGGTTAAGCCTGGTTATAAAAAGAAATTCAAGCGTAATTTAGAAGAATTAAAACAAAAAGAGCGTAAACAATACAGTAAGCAACAACGACGTAAAAATAGAAAAGGATAG
- a CDS encoding metal ABC transporter ATP-binding protein — protein MTTPVFELKNINYHFDNKRVLENINIKINRGTFLAIVGPNGAGKSTLLKLILGLLPLQNGEILVDGNDYNGKQSSLKVSYVSQKAQAFKAGFPASVKEVVISGLTKRKKLGKWFNKNDERKVQTVLKRLNIEHLIDKNIAELSGGQQQRVLVARALISDPSVLVLDEPTNGIDAKHVSEFYETLERLKHEGVTIILVTHDIGVVADTATEVACLNKHLHFHGTTEAFKSLDEVEISKIYGHPIQFVDHQHDRECCTS, from the coding sequence ATGACTACACCAGTTTTTGAATTAAAAAATATAAATTATCATTTTGATAACAAACGTGTGTTAGAGAACATCAATATTAAAATAAATAGAGGTACCTTTCTTGCAATTGTAGGGCCGAACGGTGCCGGTAAATCTACGTTATTGAAACTTATACTGGGCTTACTACCTTTACAAAATGGAGAAATATTAGTCGATGGCAATGACTATAACGGTAAACAGTCGTCTTTGAAAGTAAGTTACGTTTCTCAAAAAGCTCAAGCATTTAAAGCGGGATTCCCAGCTAGTGTTAAAGAAGTCGTAATAAGTGGCTTAACTAAACGTAAAAAGCTAGGTAAATGGTTCAATAAAAATGACGAACGTAAGGTTCAAACTGTACTTAAAAGATTGAATATTGAACATTTAATTGATAAAAATATAGCCGAACTATCAGGAGGTCAACAACAACGTGTACTCGTTGCCAGAGCCTTGATAAGCGATCCAAGTGTGCTTGTACTAGATGAGCCTACAAACGGTATAGATGCAAAACATGTAAGTGAATTTTACGAAACGCTAGAAAGATTAAAGCATGAAGGTGTAACTATTATTTTAGTTACACACGACATAGGTGTGGTGGCAGATACAGCTACAGAAGTGGCATGTTTAAATAAACATTTACATTTCCATGGGACTACAGAAGCCTTTAAATCGTTGGATGAGGTTGAAATTTCGAAAATATATGGACATCCAATCCAATTTGTCGATCACCAACATGATAGGGAGTGTTGTACATCATGA
- the rpoD gene encoding RNA polymerase sigma factor RpoD, whose product MSGNKVKVKKQTIDPSLTLDDVKKQLIEKGKKEGHLSHEDIAEKMQNFDMDSDQMDEFFDQIADNDISLVNEKDSSDTDEKLNPNDLSAPPGVKINDPVRMYLKEIGRVNLLSAQEEIELAKRIEQGDEVAKSRLAEANLRLVVSIAKRYVGRGMLFLDLIQEGNMGLIKAVEKFDFNKGFKFSTYATWWIRQAITRAIADQARTIRIPVHMVETINKLIRVQRQLLQDLGRDPAPEEIGEEMDLPPEKVREILKIAQEPVSLETPIGEEDDSHLGDFIEDQEAQSPSDHAAYELLKEQLEDVLDTLTDREENVLRLRFGLDDGRTRTLEEVGKVFGVTRERIRQIEAKALRKLRHPSRSKRLKDFMD is encoded by the coding sequence ATGTCAGGAAATAAAGTTAAAGTAAAGAAACAAACAATAGACCCATCTCTAACTTTAGACGATGTAAAAAAACAATTGATTGAAAAAGGTAAAAAAGAAGGTCATTTGAGTCACGAAGATATCGCTGAAAAAATGCAAAATTTCGATATGGATTCTGACCAAATGGATGAATTCTTTGACCAAATCGCAGACAATGACATAAGTTTAGTAAATGAAAAAGATAGTTCTGATACTGATGAAAAATTAAATCCCAATGATTTAAGTGCGCCTCCAGGTGTCAAAATTAATGACCCTGTTCGAATGTATTTAAAAGAAATCGGTCGAGTAAATTTATTAAGCGCACAAGAAGAAATTGAATTAGCAAAACGTATAGAGCAAGGCGATGAAGTTGCGAAGTCCCGATTAGCAGAAGCTAACTTACGTTTAGTAGTAAGTATCGCCAAAAGATATGTAGGTAGAGGTATGTTATTCCTTGATTTAATTCAAGAAGGTAACATGGGACTTATTAAAGCCGTTGAAAAGTTCGACTTTAATAAAGGATTTAAATTCTCAACATATGCAACATGGTGGATTCGTCAAGCAATCACAAGAGCGATTGCCGACCAAGCTCGTACAATTCGTATACCTGTGCATATGGTCGAAACGATTAATAAGTTAATTAGAGTACAAAGACAACTATTACAAGATTTAGGTAGAGATCCAGCACCAGAAGAGATTGGTGAGGAAATGGATCTACCACCTGAAAAAGTAAGAGAAATATTAAAAATAGCACAAGAGCCTGTGTCATTAGAAACACCAATCGGTGAAGAAGATGACAGTCATTTAGGTGATTTCATAGAAGATCAAGAAGCACAAAGCCCTTCAGATCATGCTGCTTATGAATTGTTAAAAGAACAATTAGAAGATGTTCTTGACACATTAACAGATAGAGAAGAAAACGTGCTACGTTTACGTTTTGGTTTAGATGATGGTAGAACACGTACATTAGAAGAAGTTGGTAAAGTCTTTGGTGTAACAAGAGAACGTATTCGTCAAATCGAAGCAAAAGCACTAAGAAAGTTAAGACATCCTAGCAGAAGTAAACGCCTAAAAGACTTCATGGACTAA